One stretch of Caloenas nicobarica isolate bCalNic1 chromosome 2, bCalNic1.hap1, whole genome shotgun sequence DNA includes these proteins:
- the RPP38 gene encoding ribonuclease P protein subunit p38: MAVVQPRTATLRKAKKITVKTCLDNPFVFQWKTIDGEDMHFILQTLEERIKHIGLKKIETPRKKKRSLTKKQMERKCDASTDELPKEEKTEGHQQNPGWTDINIRRQLAIGVNEVTKALEKNELLLLLVCKSAKPAVITSHLIQLSASRATPAGQVPRLSETVAPLLGLTSILALGFKKQSDKFTEAIEAIIPKIPALEVPWFQYRAEESVAHAHAESSDVPEPEQLAEVRGDELTSQKRKRVESNQLDLSDVILQPLKIKKLVPNPNKIKKPPRKKKKAFSA, from the coding sequence ATGGCTGTAGTTCAGCCACGGACGGCAACACTTCGTAAAGCCAAGAAAATCACTGTAAAAACATGTCTAGATAACCCCTTTGTTTTTCAATGGAAAACCATAGATGGGGAAGATATGCATTTTATACTACAGACCTTGGAAGAAAGGATTAAACATATTGGACTTAAAAAGATTGAGactccaagaaagaaaaaacgttcccttacaaaaaaacaaatggaaagaaagtgTGATGCTAGCACCGATGAACTCcctaaagaagagaaaacagaaggcCATCAACAAAACCCAGGATGGACGGACATAAATATCAGAAGACAACTTGCTATTGGAGTTAACGAAGTTACAAAagcattggaaaaaaatgaacttcttCTCTTGCTGGTGTGCAAGTCCGCAAAACCTGCCGTGATCACGTCGCACCTTATTCAGCTGAGTGCAAGTCGAGCCACGCCAGCGGGCCAGGTTCCCCGTCTCAGTGAAACGGTTGCACCACTTCTAGGCTTAACATCCATTTTAGCACTAGGCTTTAAAAAGCAGTCTGATAAATTTACTGAAGCAATAGAAGCAATAATTCCAAAGATACCAGCTTTGGAGGTGCCATGGTTTCAGTACAGAGCTGAAGAATCTGTGGCTCACGCACATGCAGAGTCTTCAGACGTTCCCGAACCTGAGCAGCTTGCAGAGGTGCGAGGGGATGAGCTCACAAGCCAGAAGCGAAAGCGTGTGGAAAGCAATCAGCTTGATCTTTCTGATGTAATTTTGCAGCCCTTGAAAATCAAGAAACTTGTTCCAAATCCAAACAAGATAAAGAAACCACCtcgcaaaaagaaaaaagctttttcagcaTAA